From the Astatotilapia calliptera chromosome 6, fAstCal1.2, whole genome shotgun sequence genome, one window contains:
- the epn3b gene encoding epsin-3 isoform X1, with product MSSGHALRRQVKNIVHNYSEAEIKVREATSNDPWGPSSSLMSEIADLTFNVVAFAEVMGMVWKRLNDSGKNWRHVYKALTLLDYLLKTGSERVAQQCRENAFTIQTLRDFQYVDRDGRDQGANVREKARQLVCLLRDEERLRQERSQALKTKERMAGGGSGGGGGVYGGIPPAYHPGRRTSQPSMAVLYGEEFSRSRGSPSSFNSSSSSPRAASDLEQARPQTSGEEELQLQLALAMSREESQKEQRCRQGDESLLQKALDESRRESQSETHESAMLDLVDIFGSSSEPPLPPSDPWNSAKPTSNVSSDPWDSVAVHSSTPVIGSPWTAPPSSNNTSNPWAPCTNSRTDPWEAAPASCSPVNHAWDSPTDGDADGTDPFAAHEEEKPKQEIPAVSSPQPASPTDAELFGTKPESDPFSGLDSKQDPFGTEPPVKPQVNGRDSASPEMFDLSRLAPPLSAPATRVCRTPEAFLGPTGASLVNLDTLIPPNPPTKTHNNPFLSGLSAPSPNNPFHCDQPRLTLNQMRPSSTSPLPPHMLSYSPSLPLPLLHQPPILPSSFTQPPAGLLDLPSNLPQPLLPLSPRPAPRTQSQTHSHNPFL from the exons ATGAGCAGTGGGCATG CCCTGCGCAGGCAGGTGAAGAATATTGTACACAACTATTCAGAAGCAGAGATCAAG GTTCGTGAGGCCACCTCAAACGATCCATGGGGGCCATCCTCGTCTCTCATGTCAGAGATTGCTGACTTAACCTTCAATGTGGTGGCGTTTGCTGAGGTCATGGGTATGGTGTGGAAGCGCCTCAATGACAGCGGCAAGAACTGGAGACATGTCTACAAG GCCCTGACACTGTTGGATTACTTGCTGAAGACAGGATCAGAAAGGGTGGCCCAGCAGTGCCGTGAGAATGCGTTCACTATTCAG ACCCTGCGCGACTTTCAGTATGTGGATCGTGATGGCAGAGACCAGGGGGCCAACGTAAGGGAAAAAGCACGCCAACTGGTCTGCCTCCTTCGGGACGAGGAGCGGCTGCGCCAGGAGAGGAGTCAAGCCCTTAAGACCAAGGAGCGAATGGCTGGTGGAGGCAGTGGAGGGGGTGGAGGTGTTTATGGAGGTATACCCCCAGCGTATCACCCAGGCAGACGCACAAGTCAGCCCAGCATGGCTGTGCTATACGGGGAGGAATTCAGTCGCTCCAGAGGCTCTCCGTCTTCCTTTAACT CCTCGTCCTCGTCTCCTCGAGCCGCTTCAGACCTGGAGCAGGCTCGACCTCAGACCAGTGGGGAAGAGGAGTTACAGCTCCAGCTGGCTTTAGCCATGAGCAGGGAGGAGAGTCAGAAG GAGCAGCGCTGTCGCCAAGGAGACGAGTCACTGTTACAGAAGGCCCTGGATGAGAGCCGGAGAGAGAGCCAGTCAGAGACGCACGAG TCTGCCATGTTGGATCTAGTGGACATATTTGGATCCTCATCTGAGCCCCCTCTGCCACCTAGTGACCCTTGGAACTCTGCTAAGCCCACCAGTAATGTCTCTTCTGACCCGTGGGACTCTGTAG CAGTCCACTCAAGCACTCCTGTGATTGGTAGCCCCTGGACAGCCCCTCCCTCCTCCAACAACACATCCAATCCTTGGGCTCCTTGTACCAACTCACGCACAGACCCATGGGAAGCAGCACCTGCTTCCTGCAGTCCTGTCAATCATGCGTGGGACAGCCCAACAGATGGAG ATGCTGATGGGACGGATCCATTCGCTGCACATGAAGAAGAGAAACCTAAACAGGAGATTCCCGCAGTGTCCTCACCTCAACCTGCAAGTCCCACAG ATGCAGAGTTGTTTGGGACAAAACCAGAGTCTGACCCATTTTCTGGTCTAGACTCCAAGCAGGACCCATTTGGAACGGAGCCACCAGTGAAACCCCAGGTAAACGGACGAGATTCAGCCAGCCCGGAGATGTTTGACCTGTCACGGCTAGCACCCCCGCTCAGTGCCCCGGCTACACGTGTGTGTCGGACTCCAGAGGCTTTTCTGGGACCTACGGGGGCCTCGCTGGTGAATTTAGACACTCTGATACCCCCCAACCCCCCTACAAAGACGCACAATAACCCTTTCCTCTCAG GTCTGAGCGCACCATCTCCTAACAACCCATTTCACTGCGACCAGCCTCGCCTCACCCTCAACCAAATGCGACCGTCCTCCACGTCCCCACTGCCCCCCCACATGCTGTCCTACAGCCCGTCGCTGCCCCTTCCACTGCTCCACCAGCCTCCCATCCTCCCCTCTTCTTTCACACAACCTCCTGCTGGACTCCTGGACCTTCCCTCTAACCTCCCACAGCCCCTGCTTCCCCTTTCTCCACGACCAGCACCCCGCACtcagtcacaaacacacagtcacaacCCTTTCCTCTGA
- the epn3b gene encoding epsin-3 isoform X2, which produces MTTSALRRQVKNIVHNYSEAEIKVREATSNDPWGPSSSLMSEIADLTFNVVAFAEVMGMVWKRLNDSGKNWRHVYKALTLLDYLLKTGSERVAQQCRENAFTIQTLRDFQYVDRDGRDQGANVREKARQLVCLLRDEERLRQERSQALKTKERMAGGGSGGGGGVYGGIPPAYHPGRRTSQPSMAVLYGEEFSRSRGSPSSFNSSSSSPRAASDLEQARPQTSGEEELQLQLALAMSREESQKEQRCRQGDESLLQKALDESRRESQSETHESAMLDLVDIFGSSSEPPLPPSDPWNSAKPTSNVSSDPWDSVAVHSSTPVIGSPWTAPPSSNNTSNPWAPCTNSRTDPWEAAPASCSPVNHAWDSPTDGDADGTDPFAAHEEEKPKQEIPAVSSPQPASPTDAELFGTKPESDPFSGLDSKQDPFGTEPPVKPQVNGRDSASPEMFDLSRLAPPLSAPATRVCRTPEAFLGPTGASLVNLDTLIPPNPPTKTHNNPFLSGLSAPSPNNPFHCDQPRLTLNQMRPSSTSPLPPHMLSYSPSLPLPLLHQPPILPSSFTQPPAGLLDLPSNLPQPLLPLSPRPAPRTQSQTHSHNPFL; this is translated from the exons ATGACAACCTCAGCCCTGCGCAGGCAGGTGAAGAATATTGTACACAACTATTCAGAAGCAGAGATCAAG GTTCGTGAGGCCACCTCAAACGATCCATGGGGGCCATCCTCGTCTCTCATGTCAGAGATTGCTGACTTAACCTTCAATGTGGTGGCGTTTGCTGAGGTCATGGGTATGGTGTGGAAGCGCCTCAATGACAGCGGCAAGAACTGGAGACATGTCTACAAG GCCCTGACACTGTTGGATTACTTGCTGAAGACAGGATCAGAAAGGGTGGCCCAGCAGTGCCGTGAGAATGCGTTCACTATTCAG ACCCTGCGCGACTTTCAGTATGTGGATCGTGATGGCAGAGACCAGGGGGCCAACGTAAGGGAAAAAGCACGCCAACTGGTCTGCCTCCTTCGGGACGAGGAGCGGCTGCGCCAGGAGAGGAGTCAAGCCCTTAAGACCAAGGAGCGAATGGCTGGTGGAGGCAGTGGAGGGGGTGGAGGTGTTTATGGAGGTATACCCCCAGCGTATCACCCAGGCAGACGCACAAGTCAGCCCAGCATGGCTGTGCTATACGGGGAGGAATTCAGTCGCTCCAGAGGCTCTCCGTCTTCCTTTAACT CCTCGTCCTCGTCTCCTCGAGCCGCTTCAGACCTGGAGCAGGCTCGACCTCAGACCAGTGGGGAAGAGGAGTTACAGCTCCAGCTGGCTTTAGCCATGAGCAGGGAGGAGAGTCAGAAG GAGCAGCGCTGTCGCCAAGGAGACGAGTCACTGTTACAGAAGGCCCTGGATGAGAGCCGGAGAGAGAGCCAGTCAGAGACGCACGAG TCTGCCATGTTGGATCTAGTGGACATATTTGGATCCTCATCTGAGCCCCCTCTGCCACCTAGTGACCCTTGGAACTCTGCTAAGCCCACCAGTAATGTCTCTTCTGACCCGTGGGACTCTGTAG CAGTCCACTCAAGCACTCCTGTGATTGGTAGCCCCTGGACAGCCCCTCCCTCCTCCAACAACACATCCAATCCTTGGGCTCCTTGTACCAACTCACGCACAGACCCATGGGAAGCAGCACCTGCTTCCTGCAGTCCTGTCAATCATGCGTGGGACAGCCCAACAGATGGAG ATGCTGATGGGACGGATCCATTCGCTGCACATGAAGAAGAGAAACCTAAACAGGAGATTCCCGCAGTGTCCTCACCTCAACCTGCAAGTCCCACAG ATGCAGAGTTGTTTGGGACAAAACCAGAGTCTGACCCATTTTCTGGTCTAGACTCCAAGCAGGACCCATTTGGAACGGAGCCACCAGTGAAACCCCAGGTAAACGGACGAGATTCAGCCAGCCCGGAGATGTTTGACCTGTCACGGCTAGCACCCCCGCTCAGTGCCCCGGCTACACGTGTGTGTCGGACTCCAGAGGCTTTTCTGGGACCTACGGGGGCCTCGCTGGTGAATTTAGACACTCTGATACCCCCCAACCCCCCTACAAAGACGCACAATAACCCTTTCCTCTCAG GTCTGAGCGCACCATCTCCTAACAACCCATTTCACTGCGACCAGCCTCGCCTCACCCTCAACCAAATGCGACCGTCCTCCACGTCCCCACTGCCCCCCCACATGCTGTCCTACAGCCCGTCGCTGCCCCTTCCACTGCTCCACCAGCCTCCCATCCTCCCCTCTTCTTTCACACAACCTCCTGCTGGACTCCTGGACCTTCCCTCTAACCTCCCACAGCCCCTGCTTCCCCTTTCTCCACGACCAGCACCCCGCACtcagtcacaaacacacagtcacaacCCTTTCCTCTGA